One Gammaproteobacteria bacterium DNA segment encodes these proteins:
- a CDS encoding 50S ribosomal protein L23 gives MSAENLSERLLNTIRAPHLSEKALNLAESEGRKQLAFRVAVDATKPEIARAVKELFDVEVDSVTVINYKGKVKRRGLTMGRRPNWKKAYVTLAAGQDLDFVSGTGQ, from the coding sequence ATGAGCGCCGAGAACCTTTCCGAGCGCCTGCTCAACACGATCCGGGCGCCGCACCTCTCGGAGAAGGCCCTCAACCTGGCCGAGAGCGAAGGGCGCAAGCAGCTCGCCTTCAGGGTGGCCGTCGACGCCACCAAGCCGGAGATCGCCCGGGCCGTGAAGGAACTCTTCGACGTGGAAGTGGACTCGGTCACGGTCATCAACTACAAGGGCAAGGTCAAGCGGCGCGGCCTCACGATGGGCCGCCGCCCGAACTGGAAGAAGGCCTACGTGACCCTGGCGGCGGGACAGGACCTCGACTTCGTTAGCGGAACGGGGCAGTAG